Below is a genomic region from Dioscorea cayenensis subsp. rotundata cultivar TDr96_F1 chromosome 14, TDr96_F1_v2_PseudoChromosome.rev07_lg8_w22 25.fasta, whole genome shotgun sequence.
tatcataaattatcacAACATTCAtgggcatataacattcccgatctcattaccacggtaatcttattacgtggtaatatatcattaccgtgaaccaaacgaccccttaaCCCTATCATTGGTATCAGAGAAACAGAGGACTGATAGCGCATAGCTGTAGCTACTGCATGAGAGCAGGTGATCATGGTCACATATAATAAGTTCGTGCAACCTTCAATTCCCAAATTTGATGGCCATGGAGAATTTCCTGCATTCGAAGGAATATTGGAATTTGGTAAAGAGTGAAGTTTCGGTTGCAAATATTGGAATGGCAATTACTAAGGCAAAGTAGCGTCAAATAGACGATTCTTAAGGACACATCCAAGCACATACGGGACTCTGTGAAGTAGAAGTATCAAGGTTTGACGTGAGTTAAGCAAGCACATCTATAGGCATTGAGGAAGGAGTTCGAGACACTCTACATGATGATGGGAGAGATGATGAACGAGTATTTCTCAAGTACACTTATGATTGCGAACAAGATGAAGGTTAATGGAGAAGAGAAAAGTGATATTGCAGTAATGGAAAAGATCCTGCAATCTATGACTCCAAAATTTAATTACGTGGTCTGTTCAACTGAGGAGGTGCAAGACACTAGTAGCATGCCTATAGATAAATTACAAAGTAGTTTGCTCATGCATGAGCAAAGGATGAGCAGTTTTGATGAGGAACATGCCTTGAAGGTGACATACGAGGGATCTGTGAAGTAAGGCCGAGGTTGTGGCAGTTATCGAGGACGAGGTCATGGGCGTGGAAGGACAAACTTTGACAAATTCACTGTCGAGTGCTTCAACTGTCATAAATTAGGACACTTCTAATGAGAGAATGTCAGAGCAAGGAAAGCAATTACACAGAGTTTTCTAaagaaatattgttttttttttaagaaaagagCCACAACCATAGCTATTTATTAGAAACTAAAGACCTAGAAAATACAACATATAAAggagagaaaaacaaagtgaaaaaaaagaaaagacaagagcaatagaaaacaaaactaaaggAAAGAGCCAACTAAAACAGAACATTATAAGTAAAAACCAGAGTTGTTAAACAGTCGCATAAGCCATCTTGGACGCTCCCCGCTTTGATGAAACAGAGAGAGTTAAGAAGAG
It encodes:
- the LOC120276055 gene encoding uncharacterized protein LOC120276055 produces the protein MENFLHSKEYWNLVKSEVSVANIGMAITKALRKEFETLYMMMGEMMNEYFSSTLMIANKMKVNGEEKSDIAVMEKILQSMTPKFNYVVCSTEEVQDTSSMPIDKLQSSLLMHEQRMSSFDEEHALKVTYEGSVK